TTATTTATATGCAAACTGCTACTACATATGTTAGTTTCTACATTCTTATTTTATAGCTACTATATTTTATATGCAAACTATTATTTATAACTACTGCTATTATATTTACATTCCTATTTTATGGCTATTGCTACTATATTTTATATACAAAGTGTAATTTATAGCTACTGCTATTATATTTGAGTGCTGCCCCATATAAATAACTAGTAAATAAGTAGTATATTTTATATCTAAACAAGTCACTAACACTTGTTGCGTTCTTTTCGGTTTTGAAACATGTCTATATTTAAATGTAATAGTGATTAATGGTTATATgtcaattttctctttttcatcTGCAGAAAAAGTTACAAGCTGCAATTAAGGATTCTGTGTCTGAAAATGAGGCATTTCAGAAAGTATTTGGAAAAGAACAACATGGATATGTCCGTAGCATGGGACTTGGAGTTACACCATCTCAGATTAATAGATCTATGAGATCAGTATCTTCTTCTgcagaaaatgaaaaaataaaggaaatgcaaGAAGAAATTAATGCACTTAAAGAAAAGAATTCAAAAATTGATGAATTGATGGAGGCAATCGCATTCTTAAAGCAAAGGGACAATGCTAAGACAAAGGAAATTGAACTTTTAAGGCAAATTCAAAATTCTAGTGGAAGACAGGTATATATGTTGATGCATTTGAAGTTAAAGTTTATGAGGATTATTTTAAAGAGtatt
Above is a genomic segment from Vicia villosa cultivar HV-30 ecotype Madison, WI unplaced genomic scaffold, Vvil1.0 ctg.000752F_1_1, whole genome shotgun sequence containing:
- the LOC131630938 gene encoding uncharacterized protein LOC131630938, which produces MVICQFSLFHLQKKLQAAIKDSVSENEAFQKVFGKEQHGYVRSMGLGVTPSQINRSMRSVSSSAENEKIKEMQEEINALKEKNSKIDELMEAIAFLKQRDNAKTKEIELLRQIQNSSGRQGLESPTDGRRSSESSYRIADNGSSKRTN